A portion of the Streptomyces sp. NBC_01216 genome contains these proteins:
- a CDS encoding leucyl/phenylalanyl-tRNA--protein transferase, producing the protein MSGNAPDMPSVLPPLEAVIAGYLSGHVPYGLADEIVWRVPTPRFHLDLAYARFPRDVWSRTSRRGWTVRVNSDFPQVVRHCADTPRADSTPWLTPRLIALYAALHAAGLACSFEVWDGAELVAGEFGVVASGVYFCESKFHRASGAGNLSTGAAVLTLADAGFSVYDAQYGPDYLQRYSTHGLKPFDADYFRTALARAAAKRFQHFCAGGGHMGFETPVLPRYCPFR; encoded by the coding sequence GCACCGGACATGCCCTCCGTACTCCCGCCACTCGAAGCGGTCATCGCCGGCTACCTCAGCGGCCACGTCCCGTATGGCCTCGCTGACGAGATCGTCTGGCGGGTTCCCACCCCCCGCTTCCACCTCGACCTGGCGTACGCGCGCTTCCCCCGCGACGTGTGGAGCCGCACGTCCCGGCGCGGTTGGACCGTGCGGGTCAACAGCGATTTCCCGCAAGTGGTCCGGCACTGTGCGGACACCCCGCGGGCGGACTCCACCCCGTGGCTCACTCCCCGTCTCATTGCCCTTTACGCCGCCCTGCACGCTGCTGGCCTGGCCTGCTCGTTCGAGGTCTGGGACGGCGCGGAACTCGTGGCTGGTGAGTTCGGCGTAGTTGCCAGCGGCGTGTACTTCTGTGAGAGCAAGTTCCATCGGGCGAGCGGCGCGGGCAACCTCTCCACCGGAGCCGCGGTACTCACTCTGGCCGACGCGGGTTTCTCCGTGTACGACGCCCAGTACGGCCCCGACTACCTCCAGCGCTACTCAACCCACGGCCTCAAGCCCTTCGATGCGGACTACTTCCGGACCGCCCTAGCGCGCGCCGCGGCGAAACGCTTCCAACACTTCTGCGCAGGCGGCGGACACATGGGGTTCGAAACACCGGTCCTGCCCCGATACTGCCCGTTCCGATAA
- a CDS encoding LLM class F420-dependent oxidoreductase: protein MSNAPFTKVGFQFASFAFPGVPDSQLFGHVVAVAQTAEQSGFDSLWVMDHLHQIATVGDRTDPILEAYTTLAGMAASTASARLGVLVSAVGFRNPALLAKTVTTIDVISKGRAVLGLGAGWHGEEYEAYGLPFPPLPQRMRELREAVQICRAMFTQHAPSFRGEHFHVDDVINVPQPIAPGGPPILIGGSGEQATIPMIARLADGCNFFGGPATVRHKVNVLRRACDAVGRDPADITKTWLGTALIADSEQELHRGMEDLGRLLGVRPAAVRALALCGTPDEVTEQVHTYRECGVDAVIVNMDDAHDLDRVARAGSVLAEAMR from the coding sequence GTGAGCAATGCACCGTTCACGAAGGTCGGATTCCAGTTCGCGAGCTTCGCGTTCCCCGGTGTGCCAGACAGTCAGCTGTTCGGCCATGTCGTCGCCGTGGCGCAGACCGCTGAGCAGTCAGGCTTCGACAGCCTGTGGGTGATGGACCACCTCCATCAGATTGCCACGGTCGGCGATCGCACGGACCCGATACTCGAGGCGTATACGACGCTCGCGGGCATGGCAGCCTCGACGGCGAGCGCACGGCTGGGGGTCCTGGTCTCCGCGGTCGGATTCCGCAATCCGGCGCTGCTGGCGAAGACGGTGACCACCATCGACGTGATCAGCAAGGGCCGGGCAGTCCTCGGCCTCGGCGCCGGCTGGCACGGCGAGGAGTACGAGGCGTATGGCCTACCGTTCCCGCCGCTGCCCCAGCGGATGCGGGAGCTGCGCGAAGCCGTCCAGATCTGCCGGGCGATGTTCACACAGCACGCGCCGTCCTTTCGGGGCGAGCACTTCCACGTCGACGACGTGATTAACGTGCCTCAGCCGATCGCTCCGGGCGGGCCGCCGATCCTGATCGGCGGAAGCGGCGAGCAGGCGACGATCCCGATGATCGCCCGTCTCGCCGACGGCTGTAACTTCTTCGGCGGCCCAGCGACCGTGCGGCACAAGGTCAACGTGCTCCGCAGGGCCTGCGACGCGGTCGGCCGCGACCCCGCCGACATCACCAAGACATGGCTGGGCACGGCACTGATCGCGGACTCGGAGCAGGAACTGCACCGAGGCATGGAAGACCTCGGCCGGCTGCTCGGAGTAAGGCCCGCCGCGGTCCGGGCACTCGCCCTGTGCGGCACACCCGACGAGGTGACGGAACAGGTGCACACCTATCGCGAGTGCGGTGTCGACGCGGTGATCGTCAACATGGACGACGCCCATGATCTCGATCGGGTCGCGCGCGCTGGCTCGGTGCTCGCGGAGGCCATGCGATGA
- a CDS encoding PqqD family protein, whose protein sequence is MKPNHEEVLVRALDVTVRRGEEEGLLLETLVGRYLLNSDARAVWQQIDGRRSVREVAESVAAAQGEPVNDLHEPVEAICTSLLGLRLVERW, encoded by the coding sequence ATGAAGCCCAATCACGAAGAGGTTCTCGTCCGTGCCCTGGACGTCACCGTGCGGCGCGGTGAAGAGGAGGGTCTGCTTCTGGAGACGCTCGTTGGCCGCTACCTCCTCAACTCTGACGCGCGGGCGGTCTGGCAGCAGATCGACGGGCGCCGTTCGGTGCGGGAGGTCGCTGAGTCGGTGGCCGCGGCGCAGGGCGAACCGGTGAACGACCTGCACGAGCCGGTTGAAGCCATCTGCACGAGTCTGCTGGGTTTGCGGCTGGTGGAACGCTGGTGA
- a CDS encoding acyl carrier protein: protein MTRFDETISMVADAFAETLGTTDIDSETGFFDLGADSTTIVRFAFRLRKHWPDLRTVDVFSHPTVAELSAYLTMASPESPGKPLIRSSPADSRADLRADER from the coding sequence ATGACTCGATTCGACGAGACGATATCGATGGTCGCGGACGCATTCGCCGAAACGCTCGGGACCACCGACATTGACAGCGAGACCGGGTTCTTCGACCTAGGCGCCGATTCAACAACGATTGTCCGCTTTGCCTTCCGTCTACGGAAACACTGGCCAGACCTGCGGACCGTGGACGTCTTCTCCCACCCGACGGTGGCCGAGCTGTCCGCCTACCTCACGATGGCCTCCCCCGAGTCCCCTGGCAAACCCCTCATCAGGAGCTCACCAGCCGACAGCAGGGCAGACCTCCGGGCGGACGAGCGATGA
- a CDS encoding beta-ketoacyl synthase N-terminal-like domain-containing protein, whose translation MNNGAEPEVNSVAVIGMACRFPGADDPGAFWRNLVGGVESITRGPDSGTYIRAVGKVPGTEFFDADFFRIPPVEATAMDPQTRVLLELSATALEDAGYLGERKYVVGVFAGSGENTYYKEHVAPDDEFCENLGELRLALANEKDFLAPRIAFKLGLAGPSVSVQASCATGLTAVTLACQAITAGDCDLAIAGGVSLLLPETDGYQYTKGGINSVDGRCRAFDQLASGPIPASGAGAVVLKRDALARADGDHRYAVVRGWAINSDGGSRAGFTVPNVAGQEAVIRRAMQRAGIRPRDVSYIEAHGTGTPLGDPVEIEALSRVFSSDDRGPGACAIGSVKTNIGHTDAAAGIAGLIKAVLAVRTGTIPATLHFTEPNPAIDFVGTPFAVNVTARPWPENEAGRIAGVSSFGLGGTNAHVVVAEAFEPELGATRRLRHLLVLSARDDESLGRAKVRLADWFDDTADRSERYLADAAYTTAVARTPYAARWAGAFGTAEEAVTALREPHSPAARSTRLSLAVRGRPDDLVALAQQEVAAEPLARTALDEYAEALGLAAADDVFRQLPAHAAATVAVLVCLRALHLAGVRLARVDAPAWAAPAVHWMLAERPLDELPAVVETCPTDTAEQLQVPAPDSLVIGPDYHLAGAVAHAWARGAAVNWTQYYGAEPRRRVPLPTYPFARQRYWLEKKPRRTYTPEVADTPDSRSSKTVADIVEAAWRGVFGLETVDRHADFFELGGDSLTSVEIGARLNEELGLSLPLDLSFEAPTIAAMIEFIESFENTTRQE comes from the coding sequence ATGAACAACGGTGCAGAACCTGAGGTGAATTCGGTCGCCGTTATCGGGATGGCCTGCCGCTTTCCCGGAGCCGACGACCCGGGTGCGTTCTGGCGCAACCTGGTCGGCGGAGTTGAGTCGATCACTCGCGGCCCGGACAGCGGAACGTACATCCGTGCGGTCGGCAAGGTGCCCGGGACCGAGTTCTTCGACGCCGACTTCTTCCGCATACCACCGGTCGAGGCGACGGCTATGGACCCGCAGACCCGAGTTCTGCTCGAACTCTCGGCTACGGCACTGGAAGACGCCGGCTACCTGGGCGAGCGCAAGTACGTGGTGGGCGTCTTCGCCGGGTCCGGTGAGAACACCTACTACAAGGAGCACGTCGCACCTGACGACGAGTTCTGCGAAAATCTCGGGGAACTGCGATTGGCGCTCGCCAACGAGAAGGACTTCCTAGCCCCGCGAATCGCGTTCAAGCTGGGTCTTGCGGGCCCGAGCGTGAGTGTTCAGGCGAGCTGTGCCACTGGCCTGACGGCGGTGACGCTAGCCTGCCAAGCCATCACGGCCGGTGACTGCGACCTCGCGATCGCCGGCGGCGTCAGCCTCCTACTGCCCGAGACGGACGGCTACCAGTACACCAAGGGTGGCATCAACTCCGTGGACGGACGGTGTCGCGCCTTCGACCAACTGGCCTCCGGCCCGATCCCCGCGTCCGGCGCCGGCGCGGTGGTCCTCAAGCGCGACGCGCTCGCACGCGCCGACGGCGACCACCGGTACGCCGTCGTCCGGGGCTGGGCGATTAACAGCGACGGAGGTTCCCGGGCAGGTTTCACCGTACCCAACGTCGCAGGCCAAGAAGCCGTCATACGGCGCGCGATGCAGCGCGCGGGCATCCGTCCGCGCGACGTCTCCTACATCGAGGCCCACGGCACGGGGACGCCGCTCGGTGACCCGGTGGAGATCGAGGCGCTCAGCCGGGTCTTCTCGTCCGACGACCGCGGTCCGGGAGCCTGCGCAATCGGCTCGGTGAAGACCAACATCGGCCACACCGACGCAGCGGCCGGGATCGCTGGCCTGATCAAGGCGGTCCTCGCCGTCCGGACCGGGACCATCCCGGCCACCCTGCACTTCACCGAGCCGAACCCGGCAATCGACTTTGTCGGCACTCCGTTCGCCGTGAACGTCACCGCGAGGCCGTGGCCAGAGAACGAGGCCGGACGGATCGCCGGAGTGAGTTCCTTCGGACTCGGCGGGACCAACGCACACGTCGTGGTCGCAGAGGCGTTCGAGCCAGAGTTGGGTGCCACGCGGCGCCTGCGGCACCTGCTGGTGCTCTCCGCGCGGGACGACGAGTCCCTCGGGCGAGCCAAGGTCCGGCTCGCCGATTGGTTCGATGACACCGCCGACCGATCGGAGCGGTATCTCGCCGACGCCGCCTACACCACGGCCGTCGCACGGACGCCTTACGCCGCTCGCTGGGCCGGGGCGTTCGGCACGGCCGAGGAAGCGGTTACAGCATTGCGGGAACCGCACTCGCCCGCTGCCCGCAGCACGCGCCTGTCGCTGGCGGTACGGGGCCGCCCCGATGACTTGGTCGCCCTAGCCCAGCAGGAAGTGGCCGCTGAGCCGCTCGCACGGACCGCGCTCGACGAGTACGCCGAAGCCCTGGGGCTCGCGGCGGCAGACGACGTGTTCCGGCAGCTGCCCGCGCACGCAGCGGCCACTGTGGCCGTCCTGGTGTGCCTGCGCGCGCTGCACCTCGCCGGTGTACGGCTCGCCCGAGTGGACGCACCTGCGTGGGCGGCGCCGGCCGTCCACTGGATGCTCGCGGAGCGGCCCCTGGACGAGCTGCCCGCAGTGGTGGAGACCTGCCCGACCGACACGGCGGAGCAGCTGCAGGTGCCGGCTCCTGACTCCCTCGTGATCGGCCCTGACTACCACCTCGCGGGCGCCGTCGCCCACGCCTGGGCCCGGGGCGCCGCCGTCAACTGGACCCAGTACTACGGCGCGGAGCCGCGCAGGCGGGTGCCGCTGCCGACCTACCCCTTCGCCCGGCAGCGCTACTGGTTGGAAAAGAAGCCCCGCCGCACGTACACGCCAGAGGTGGCGGATACACCCGACAGCCGGTCGTCGAAGACCGTTGCCGACATTGTCGAAGCGGCCTGGCGCGGTGTGTTCGGGCTGGAAACGGTCGATCGGCACGCAGACTTCTTCGAGTTGGGCGGGGACTCCCTCACCTCCGTCGAGATAGGTGCGCGGCTCAACGAGGAGCTGGGCCTCTCGCTGCCGCTGGACCTGTCGTTCGAAGCCCCCACGATCGCGGCGATGATCGAGTTCATCGAGTCCTTCGAAAACACCACCCGTCAGGAGTAG